The following are encoded together in the Solenopsis invicta isolate M01_SB chromosome 14, UNIL_Sinv_3.0, whole genome shotgun sequence genome:
- the LOC120359517 gene encoding uncharacterized protein LOC120359517: MYRKKSINHVQKRMGTRLRNRKKNEKGLGGKGKLTDNLIKDLTLYYGLAIRRNSDSLQNMKKDIWATFFHKCSTDEKPQHDNCPTTKDSWCKWQKAYALGNINNFKHEPAMPEAESQAIKPIYEDLTRDDLLERCLGAFNQNNNESINQIIWKIAPKSAFSGTSIVQIAANVATIMFNDGHVALLDVLELLNIEIGQILYDYCHHTDEERIAERQAYENTREGRLCVTTSAGVNTANLDVEELLYGAGIAE, encoded by the coding sequence ATGTACAGAAAAAAGAGTATAAATCATGTACAAAAGAGGATGGGAACCAGATTGcgaaatcgcaaaaaaaatgagAAGGGCCTCGGTGGTAAAGGCAAACTGACcgacaatttaataaaagatctCACGCTGTATTACGGTCTTGCAATAAGGCGCAACAGTGATTCCCTTCAAAACATGAAGAAAGATATCTGGGCCACTTTCTTCCACAAGTGCTCTACGGACGAAAAACCACAACATGATAATTGCCCGACAACAAAAGACTCATGGTGCAAGTGGCAAAAAGCTTATGCGCTTggcaatatcaataattttaaacacgAACCTGCGATGCCAGAAGCTGAGTCCCAGGCAATCAAACCGATATATGAAGACCTCACTCGGGACGATCTTTTAGAGCGCTGCTTAGGTGCAttcaatcaaaataataatgaaagtattaatcaaattatttggaaaattgCACCTAAGTCAGCTTTTAGTGGCACCTCTATCGTTCAAATTGCCGCCAATGTCGCTACAATAATGTTTAACGATGGTCATGTAGCGCTCCTAGATGTATTGGAGCTTCTGAACATCGAAATTGGCCAAATATTATACGATTATTGCCACCACACGGACGAAGAACGCATCGCTGAGCGCCAAGCCTATGAAAATACGCGCGAAGGTCGCTTATGCGTTACAACTTCTGCTGGCGTGAACACAGCAAATTTGGATGTAGAAGAGCTGTTATATGGCGCAGGGATTGCCGAATAA